One window from the genome of Salvia miltiorrhiza cultivar Shanhuang (shh) chromosome 7, IMPLAD_Smil_shh, whole genome shotgun sequence encodes:
- the LOC130994326 gene encoding uncharacterized protein LOC130994326, with amino-acid sequence MAGPTCGKEEPKCRRREMSEDSRGLEKGRARAEVIPLEARAEVIPLEARGEAIPLTASGEAISLTASAEKSASPARSSEQRNHPTRGIIRAAESSEQRDHPSRRIFRSTPGVESAVTSRERGMCQKQGILEDEYIEKKIEGNLKSHGPKGTTLLESALEKEEHRGRLRGIGGQVSKTMYFKIPRGKRCNINVCSQQELNEEKKKNAERDARIAKLEAYVYKTGVDDIDIDEKGSCSVQNENQTLKPVFNDIVEDNDIDVKLLDDDDIYLGKFVELSVESGKNVGTGTVVKVYGPNDKLYKRCMRVVIDEAIHEDARLPYPTEDYESIGDAVGSHVEWPIRLFKLRYEKPKKEKAQENNQETIDITPLPKSLRMLYIYGKRSGNNHITIELDDNVFGVKHNLYVDMEDIVPFCELKPISYMCIATYVW; translated from the exons atGGCAGGACCAACTTGTGGGAAAGAGGAGCCAAAATGCCGGAGAAGAGAAATGTCAGAGGATTCAAGGGGACTAGAGAAGGGAAGAGCCAGAGCGGAGGTCATTCCTTTGGAAGCCAGAGCggaggtcattcctctggaagcccgcggggaagcgattcctctgaccgCCAGCGGGGAAGCGATTTCTCTGACCGCTAGCGCAGAGAAGTCGGCATCGCCAGCGAGATCatccgagcagcggaatcatccgACCAGAGGGATCATCCGAGCAGCGGAATCCTCCGAGCAGCGAGATCATCCGAGCAGAAGAATTTTCCGAAGCACTCCAGGGGTCGAAAGCGctgtcacctctcgtgaaagaggtatgtgccAGAAGCAAGGGATTTTGGAG GATGAGTATATTGAGAAGAAAATAGAAGGGAACTTGAAATCACATGGACCGAAAGGCACTACATTACTTGAAAGTGCACTTGAAAAAGAAGAGCACAGAGGGCGTTTGAGGGGGATTGGAGGACAGGTTAGTAAAACGATGTACTTCAAGATTCCTAGAGGAAAGAGATGCAACATCAATGTTTGTAGTCAACAAGAGTTGAacgaagaaaaaaagaaaaatgctgAACGAGACGCTCGCATAGCAAAATTAGAAGCATATGTTTACAAGACAGGCGTGGATGATATTGATATCGACGAAAAGGGCAGTTGCTCGGTACAGAATGAAAATCAAACACTAAAGCCTGTGTTTAATGACATAGTCGAGGACAATGACATTGATGTGAAATTGCTCGACGATGATGACATATACTtg ggtaaatttgTAGAACTAAGTGTCGAATCGGGCAAAAATGTTGGCACCGGCACAGTTGTGAAAGTCTACGGACCTaatgataaattatataaacgATGCATGCGTGTAGTCATTGATGAAGCAATCCATGAAGATGCTCGTTTGCCTTATCCAACAGAAGACTACGAAAGCATAGGTGATGCAGTGGGATCACATGTTGAATGGCCTATACGTCTTTTCAAGTTGAGATATGAG AAaccgaaaaaagaaaaagcacAAGAAAACAACCAGGAAACGATAGATATTACACCTCTTCCAAAGTCTTTGCGCATGTTGTATATTTACGGCAAGCGTTCGGGCAACAACCATATAACTATTGAACTTGATGATAATGTCTTCGGAGTTAAGCACAACTTATATGTAGACATGGAAGACATCGTGCCTTTCTGCGAGTTGAAGCCAATATCTTATATGTGTATTGCTACCTATGTATGGTAA